The following are from one region of the Acetobacteroides hydrogenigenes genome:
- a CDS encoding ABC transporter substrate-binding protein: protein MNRNLIAFILLAVSLIGVSCNKGGSKRAGMKDGKKVELQDAKGFTITEFDGYKVVEVVNPWKDSVLLHRYILVSREASIPDNLPEGDVVRVPVSKISCLYSVFVGSLELLGQVSTITSVAEERYIENQMVKQGIASGKIKLLGEASAVNVEGLIDSNPDIVLVSPFKDMGYGKMDKAGIPIVEVASYMENSPLARAEWIKFFALFYGKEKQADSIYSALCDRYGKVREIAKGAKVKPSIFADKKFGQVWNMPSGNSYMSSFFRDAGASYLWDDVKQSGVIPLSFEAVYQKAENADYWLVKYNKPQDMTYDDLGKEYDGYKMFKAYKTRKVIHCNTNRISYYEKGVMEPDVILADLVKILHPELLPNHKQVYFQLMK, encoded by the coding sequence ATGAATAGAAATCTAATCGCATTCATTCTTTTGGCTGTAAGCCTCATTGGAGTTTCCTGCAACAAGGGTGGCAGCAAAAGAGCTGGAATGAAGGATGGAAAGAAAGTTGAATTGCAGGATGCAAAAGGCTTTACCATAACCGAATTCGACGGCTACAAGGTAGTAGAAGTGGTGAATCCTTGGAAGGATTCGGTGCTGCTGCACCGCTATATTCTGGTAAGTAGAGAAGCTTCCATTCCCGACAATCTGCCCGAAGGCGATGTGGTTCGTGTTCCTGTTTCAAAAATATCGTGCCTCTACTCGGTTTTTGTCGGCTCGCTCGAACTCCTCGGCCAGGTATCGACCATCACAAGCGTTGCCGAAGAGCGTTACATCGAGAATCAAATGGTAAAGCAAGGAATTGCTAGCGGCAAAATTAAGCTGCTTGGCGAGGCTTCGGCAGTAAACGTCGAGGGGCTTATCGACTCCAACCCCGATATTGTTCTGGTTTCACCATTCAAGGATATGGGATACGGGAAGATGGATAAGGCCGGTATTCCGATTGTTGAGGTGGCCTCGTATATGGAGAACAGTCCGCTGGCACGCGCCGAGTGGATTAAGTTCTTTGCTCTTTTTTACGGAAAGGAGAAGCAGGCCGATTCGATCTATTCTGCCCTCTGCGATAGATACGGTAAGGTTCGCGAAATCGCAAAGGGGGCAAAGGTTAAGCCCTCCATATTTGCCGATAAGAAATTTGGTCAGGTGTGGAATATGCCTAGCGGCAATAGCTACATGTCCAGCTTTTTTAGGGATGCAGGTGCCAGCTATTTATGGGACGATGTGAAGCAAAGCGGGGTAATTCCGCTCTCCTTCGAAGCCGTTTATCAGAAAGCAGAAAATGCCGACTACTGGCTGGTAAAGTACAACAAACCTCAGGATATGACCTACGACGATCTTGGAAAAGAGTACGATGGATACAAGATGTTCAAGGCGTACAAGACCCGTAAGGTTATCCACTGCAATACCAACCGAATTTCGTACTACGAAAAGGGCGTGATGGAGCCAGATGTGATTCTTGCCGACTTGGTAAAGATTCTTCATCCGGAGCTGCTTCCCAATCATAAGCAGGTATACTTTCAGCTGATGAAGTAA
- a CDS encoding AAA family ATPase, whose product MNGHFVISGGPGTGKSTLIAALREAGMPCFDEVSRQIIVEANKNGTDLLPWSNLEAFAAECHRRMKALLLEKEVKGLCFYDRGIPDIIAYLRNGGKPVPEYLFSDGKRYAKQVLVAPPWQEIFVNDSERPQSFEECQRLHNLLLEAYTELGYRVVMLPKVSVEQRVAFVISTMREFSVQEEMCCI is encoded by the coding sequence ATGAACGGACATTTTGTGATAAGCGGAGGTCCGGGCACAGGCAAATCGACGCTGATAGCAGCGCTACGCGAGGCAGGTATGCCCTGCTTCGACGAGGTGTCGCGCCAGATAATTGTGGAAGCCAACAAAAACGGCACCGACCTGCTGCCATGGAGCAACCTGGAGGCTTTTGCCGCCGAGTGTCACCGTCGTATGAAAGCCCTACTACTCGAAAAGGAGGTGAAGGGGCTCTGCTTTTACGACAGGGGCATTCCAGACATCATTGCCTACCTGCGCAATGGTGGTAAACCTGTTCCTGAATACCTATTTAGCGATGGTAAACGCTACGCCAAGCAGGTTTTGGTGGCTCCTCCATGGCAGGAGATATTTGTGAACGATAGCGAGCGACCTCAATCCTTCGAGGAGTGCCAAAGACTACACAACCTGCTGCTGGAAGCATATACCGAATTGGGCTATCGGGTAGTGATGCTGCCAAAGGTTTCGGTGGAGCAGCGGGTGGCATTTGTAATTAGCACCATGCGCGAGTTCAGTGTACAGGAGGAAATGTGCTGCATATAG
- a CDS encoding iron ABC transporter permease, with translation MRRPAVNTTIVAVCAVLIAVLFLANLAYGSIHIPIDAVTRILLGGDGERTSWTNIVLVTRLPQAITALFAGAALAVSGLMLQTMFQNPLAGPSLLGISAGANLGVAIVMLFLGGTMGQYGSLGIGGHLLVVVSAFVGASAILGLVLVLSNYIKSNLVLLIAGIMIGYIASSAISILNFYASHENVHAFVMWGMGDFSSISLKQIPFFVTAVSVGLLIALLLIKSLNALLLGQRYAENLGVALQKTRLLILLSAGLLIAVTTAFCGPVAFLGLAVPHIARMLLGSVDHRSLLPFTLILGALLALLCNLLTTLPGSGSILPLNAITPMLGGPVMLYVILNRSKSQGLN, from the coding sequence ATGAGAAGACCTGCTGTAAATACAACGATTGTAGCGGTATGCGCGGTTCTAATTGCCGTTCTCTTTTTGGCAAACCTTGCCTACGGCTCAATCCATATACCAATTGATGCTGTAACCCGAATCCTTCTTGGTGGCGATGGAGAACGCACATCGTGGACCAACATTGTGCTGGTTACGCGCCTACCACAGGCAATAACAGCGCTGTTTGCCGGAGCTGCGCTCGCTGTTAGCGGGCTGATGCTGCAAACTATGTTTCAGAACCCGCTTGCCGGACCATCACTGTTGGGTATTAGCGCAGGTGCTAACCTTGGTGTGGCTATCGTTATGCTTTTTTTGGGTGGAACCATGGGGCAGTACGGATCGCTGGGCATTGGCGGACACCTTTTGGTGGTAGTTTCTGCTTTTGTTGGCGCATCTGCCATTCTTGGTTTGGTATTGGTGCTGTCGAATTACATAAAAAGCAACTTGGTGCTGCTCATAGCGGGCATCATGATTGGATATATCGCCTCATCGGCCATATCGATACTAAATTTTTACGCCTCGCACGAAAATGTGCATGCCTTTGTGATGTGGGGTATGGGCGATTTCTCCAGTATATCGCTAAAGCAGATACCATTCTTCGTTACTGCGGTGAGTGTTGGACTGCTTATCGCGCTTTTACTCATCAAATCGCTGAATGCGCTGCTGCTGGGACAACGGTACGCCGAAAATTTGGGAGTTGCACTGCAAAAAACTCGCTTGCTGATTCTTCTTAGTGCCGGATTGCTGATTGCGGTAACCACCGCATTCTGCGGACCAGTTGCTTTCCTAGGACTTGCGGTTCCCCACATTGCTCGGATGCTGCTCGGATCGGTAGATCATCGTTCGCTGCTGCCGTTTACGCTGATTTTAGGAGCGCTATTGGCTCTTCTGTGTAATCTGCTAACCACGCTGCCGGGCTCAGGATCTATTCTGCCACTAAACGCTATAACGCCGATGCTAGGAGGACCTGTTATGCTTTACGTAATCCTTAACAGGAGCAAAAGTCAAGGTTTAAACTAA